In Candidatus Rokuibacteriota bacterium, the genomic window GCCCCAGGGCCACGCGAGCCCTCCGTGAGCTCTGCGCGCTCGTCAACGAGCACGAGACGGTCTACCCTGGCACCACGCTTCGCCTGCGCTTCGAGGCGCCGACGTTGCAGGAATGATCATGCGTAGGTCAGGAGCCCTGCATTGATCTCGTCGACGCGTAGGCAACATAAAGCCTGTTCTCCGACACGGCGGCCCTGGGGGCCGTCTCACAGCCTCCGGCGCTTCCCGGCAGTCGATGAGCTTCCGAGGGCGATCGGGATGGACCAAGGTACAATGGGCAGACGGAATCGGGCCGACTAAAGTGAGGGTGTGGTGACGCCTGCGCGGTCCTGAGTGAGCCTCCAGCTAGTCTGCGCGCGCCTACCGCACGGCGCCTCTCGAGGGGGCTCTGGACCCACGAGAAGGGCAGCTTCTACCACAACGGCCGCTTCGCGGGACTCCGCGGGGTCGTCGATCACTACAACTCAGGGACGTCGCGTTACGGCGAGGAGATGATCATGGGTCGAGAGAGGATACTGTACGAGGGAATTCTGGTCGGGCTCGCGGGGGCTGCTGCGGTCGCCGTCTGGTTCTTCCTGTATGACCTGGCCGCCGCCACGCCGTTCCGAACCCCGGCTCTACTCGGCGCGGTGCTCTTCGAGGGTCTGCGAGATACCGCCACGCTGACGATCGCGCCGGGCATCGTCCTGAAGTACACGGCAGTCCACGGGCTGGTCTTTCTCGTCTTCGGGGTGGCGGCCGCGGGCCTGTTCGCTCTCGCCGAGCGTGACCGGCACGTGCTGTTCGGCGTGTTCATGCTCTTCTGCTGTTTCGAAGTGGCCGCCTTCCTGGCGATGATGGTTCTGGGTTCGTGGCTGTTCAACGCGCTCCGCCCATGGGCGATCCTCGGTGGGAACCTCGTCGCTGCGCTGGTGATGCTGGGCATTCTCTTCCGCGATCATCATTTCTCCCTCCATGAGGCGTTGACGTCCGGCGAGTAACCTGGGAGAGGGGGCGCCAGTCGCAGTCGGCCCAAGTCGTCAAGGTTGAGTCGAGCCAGAGCAAAGCCACCGGCATTGAACGAGAATCGCGCTGAAGAAGAGTTGACGCCCTCACCGCGCATCGTCGGCGGAGGAACGGACATGAACAAGGGTTGGGGAATCATCGCGCTCGTCGTAGCGGCCTTGTACTGGCTGCAGGGCGTGCTGATCCCGCTGGCGCTGGCCGTCCTGCTGACGTTCCTCCTGAGCCCCGTCGTCGACATCCTCCAGCGGCGGGGGCTGGGTCGGGTGCCGGCGGTCCTCGTGACTGTCCTCCTCGCCCTCTCGGTCCTGGGCGGGGTTGGCTGGACGCTCACTCGCCAGATGGTGACGCTCGCGGACGAGCTGCCACGGTACAGCCTGAACATCCAGCACAGAATCGCGGATCTTCGCGGAGCCAGCAAGGGCGGTTCCATGGAGAAGGTTCAGAAGACTGTGGAGGACGTCGTCGGCGAGATCCAGAAGACGGACAAGCCGGGCGTGACGAGTCAAAAGCCGATCGCCGTCGCCCTGGAGTCCCCGTCCATTCTCGCCCACCTGCCAAGCCTCCTCCAAGCGTTGGCGAGCGCGGTGGTCGTGGCTGTGCTCATGGTCTTCATGCTGCTCGAGCGCCGGGAGCTCCGGGATCGGGTGATTTTGCTGATCGGCTATCGGCGGGTGACGGCAACGACCAGAGCCTTGGACGAAGCCGGGGCGCGCATCAGCCAGTACCTACTCATGCAATCCATCATGAACGGCAGTTTTGGCGTGGTGGTAGGACTCGGCCTGTTCCTGATCGGGGTCCCTTACGCCGTCACCTGGGGGTCCCTGGCGGCAGCCCTTCGGTTCATCCCGTACGTGGGGACATACAGCGCGGCCCTCCTGCCGTTCGCCCTCAGCCTGGCGATCTTCCCAGGATGGCTCCAGCCGGCGCTGGTCGTCGGTCTATTCCTCGCGGAACAGGTCGTCACCAACATGGTGATCGAGCCGTGGCTGTACAGTCAGAGCGCCGGGGTCTCGCGGGTCGCGCTCCTGGTAGCGGTGACCTTCTGGACCTGGCTCTGGGGACCGGTGGGACTGCTGCTGGCGACGCCCCTGACGGTCTGCCTACTCGTGCTCGGCAGGCACCTGCCCGCCCTGGGGTTCCTCGTCGTCCTCATGGGTGACCGGCCGGTCATCGAGGCCAAGGCGCGCTATTACCAGCGACTGCTCGCGCGCGACCAGGACGAGGCGGCCGACATCGTCGAGGACTACGTGAGCGCGGACGGACGGGAGTCGGTCTACGACGCGGTGCTCCTGCCCGCGCTCTACTATGCGAAGCAGGACCGCGATCGCGGTCTGTTGAGCGAGGGTGACACGCAGTTCGTAGGACAGGCGACCCGAGAGATCCTCGACGTTCTCGCCCACGACGCTCCCGCCCCCTCAGAGAGGGACCCGGGGGACCTCTCCCTGAGTGACCGCGGCGCCGACACCCGGGTCTGGATCGTAGGGTGTCCCGCTCGCGATGAGGCGGATGCCCTGGCGCTCGAGATGGTGCGACATCTGCTGGACCCCGCGCGGTACCGGATCGAGATGATCGGCGCCTCGATGCTCACGGCCGAAGTGGTCGCCTGGGTCGACCTGCACCGCCCCGCGCTCCTCTGCATCGGGGCCGTGGCTCCGGGCGGCTTGAGCCAAGCGCGGCATCTCTGTAAGCGCCTGCGTTCGCAATGTCCAGAGCTCAAGATCGTGGTCGGTCGCTGGGGTCTCCACGACGAAAAGGATGCCGATCGCCGGCACCTGCTCGCGGCCGGGGCCGATCACGTCGAGACGACCGTGCTCGATACGCAGCGGACGCTGACCCAGGTGGGGCTGACGCTCGAGAGTGCCCACGCTGCGTCACCCGCATCGTGAAGCACGGGGGTCGCAAACACAGTTTCCTTCGTCAGCATTCGTTGAGCATCGCCTCGGTCAGCATCCTCATCCTGTGGATTTGTCTGTACAGTGTCTCCAGCAACAGCACTCATATTGGCTCGTTCTTTGGCAATGCAATCGCCGACTGGTCGGGCGTCGTGGTCATGGTATTTGTGACCAAGTACTTGTACGAAAAGGGCTCGGCTGAGAGCCGACGTCCACCGCGAACCCTCTTGAGTCCCGTCCGGCAGCTACTGCGCGACCACTCTCTCAGCCTTTTTCTCATCGTCACGGGAATCGGCTGGATTGCGGTCTATACTTCGATGAACTCTGAGGCCAAATGGGGGCAGGTCGTCGGAAACATCGTTTCAGAATGGACGCAGATTTTCGGTCTCGTACTGTTGACGAAACGGCTGATGGAGCGACACTCAAAGGAGAGCGCCCGGTGAATCAACCGCCGGGGGCGTTTGTGTTTCTCACTTCGCAGCCACGGAGGCGCGTATGCCAACCCGAGTGAGAGTCAATCTGGCCAACGCACAAGAGTTGCTGGAGCTTCCCGGAATCACCCCCGCCGAGGTAGAGATCATCGTGAGGTTTCGCGCTGAGCATGGCCCCATTGGAGACGCCGATCAGCTGGAGCGCCTTCTGAGCCGTCACCCCATCCCCGACATGCTCAAGGAGCGCGCCGATTTTTCCCCGGCCGACAGCACCGCCCCCGAGGCTCCGGGTGCCTAACGGCGCGCGAGAGCATGTGTGTGGTGAGACCGTGAAACTATTCGTGCTTGCGGCGTTGCTCGCGTTGGCAGTGACGGAACCCGTGCATGCTCAAGTAGGTGTCAACATCGGGATTCAGCTCCCGGGCCCGCCGACACTCACGGTCATCCCCGGAGCCGCCGTCTACTACGCTCCTCGCGCCCCCGAGAACATCTTCTTCTATGCTCATCAGTACTGGCTCTTCGCGGGAGGTGGATGGCACGTCGGGCATACCTGGAACGGCCCGTGGGCGGGGGTCGCGCCTGCGCACGTCCCGATGCCCCTGCTCCGCGTGCCCGTCCGCTACTACCGCGTGCCCCCTCCACACTGGAAGGGGGGCCGTCGTGACGCGCCGCCGCGGTGGGAGGCTCATTACGGGCGTGAGTGGCACGAGGAATCCCACGAGCAGGCATGGCGGCAGCGTGAGGAGCACTGGGATCATGCCAAGCACAAAGGCAAAGGGCGGGGGCATTGACCGGCGACGTGGGCAAGATGGAGTCGTAGGAGGCTATGTCGAGCGCGCCACCTGCTTCTGCGGCGCCGTGTTCGAGCGGTGAGAGGACGAGCGTGGGGACGGGCTCACGGCCTCACGGGCGCTCCGGCACCTCACAGATCTCGTGGAGGTCGTGGGCGGCGATCTTGATGAAGCGTTCCGTCTGACTCGGATGGACGGAGAGCTGGGCCGCGAGCGCATTCGCCGTCATGCCGCTGCGGATGGCCATCGCCGCCATCTGGATAAGCTCGGCGCCCGCATAGTTCACCATCTGGACACCGAGCAGCCGCTCGTCGATGGCGTCGAACACCAGCTTGAGATACCCGTCGTCCTCGCCGGTGGCGCGGCCGTTCGACGCCCCCCGCATGTCGTGGGTCGCGACGTGGCACCGGACGCC contains:
- a CDS encoding AI-2E family transporter, translated to MNKGWGIIALVVAALYWLQGVLIPLALAVLLTFLLSPVVDILQRRGLGRVPAVLVTVLLALSVLGGVGWTLTRQMVTLADELPRYSLNIQHRIADLRGASKGGSMEKVQKTVEDVVGEIQKTDKPGVTSQKPIAVALESPSILAHLPSLLQALASAVVVAVLMVFMLLERRELRDRVILLIGYRRVTATTRALDEAGARISQYLLMQSIMNGSFGVVVGLGLFLIGVPYAVTWGSLAAALRFIPYVGTYSAALLPFALSLAIFPGWLQPALVVGLFLAEQVVTNMVIEPWLYSQSAGVSRVALLVAVTFWTWLWGPVGLLLATPLTVCLLVLGRHLPALGFLVVLMGDRPVIEAKARYYQRLLARDQDEAADIVEDYVSADGRESVYDAVLLPALYYAKQDRDRGLLSEGDTQFVGQATREILDVLAHDAPAPSERDPGDLSLSDRGADTRVWIVGCPARDEADALALEMVRHLLDPARYRIEMIGASMLTAEVVAWVDLHRPALLCIGAVAPGGLSQARHLCKRLRSQCPELKIVVGRWGLHDEKDADRRHLLAAGADHVETTVLDTQRTLTQVGLTLESAHAASPAS
- a CDS encoding helix-hairpin-helix domain-containing protein, which translates into the protein MPTRVRVNLANAQELLELPGITPAEVEIIVRFRAEHGPIGDADQLERLLSRHPIPDMLKERADFSPADSTAPEAPGA